The proteins below come from a single Papaver somniferum cultivar HN1 chromosome 11, ASM357369v1, whole genome shotgun sequence genomic window:
- the LOC113323550 gene encoding GDSL esterase/lipase CPRD49-like, with amino-acid sequence MVGPQRPQFVLFGSSIVQLSYRNGGWGAVLADIYSGKADTFLRGYNGWNSRLALEVVNQVFPKDAAVQPSLVIVYFGGNDSVAPHPTRFGPHVPLLEYIENMRKIAIHLKSLSEETRIIYLSPPPMNDVKYRESKSEQVRTNENCQIYSEACKSLCKEMGLNFVDLWTAIQKMDDWKNTSFTDGVHLSSKGSKVVVEEILKVLKEAIWKPSLHPKSLTAEFGEYSTNYVVSPRLKH; translated from the exons ATGGTAGGACCACAAAGACCTCAGTTTGTGCTCTTTGGATCGTCAATTGTTCAATTAAGTTACAGAAATGGTGGATGGGGTGCTGTTCTTGCGGACATCTACTCGGGCAAG GCAGATACATTCTTGCGTGGGTATAACGGTTGGAACTCAAGACTTGCTCTTGAAGTAGTTAATCAAGTTTTCCCCAAG GATGCAGCTGTGCAACCTTCTTTGGTTATAGTGTACTTTGGGGGCAATGATTCTGTTGCGCCTCATCCAACTCGCTTTGGCCCTCATGTCCCACTATTAGAATACATTGAAAACATGCGAAAGATTGCTATTCATCTTAAG AGCCTGTCAGAAGAAACTCGCATTATATACCTTAGTCCTCCGCCGATGAATGATGTAAAATACCGTGAATCAAAGAG TGAACAAGTACGAACAAATGAGAATTGTCAGATATATTCAGAAGCTTGTAAAAGTCTATGCAAGGAGATGGGTTTGAATTTTGTTGATTTGTGGACTGCAATTCAAAAGATGGATGATTGGAAGAACACTAGCTTCAC GGATGGAGTTCATTTATCTTCCAAAGGCAGCAAGGTGGTTGTGGAGGAGATACTGAAGGTGCTAAAGGAAGCCATCTGGAAGCCGTCACTACACCCGAAATCCTTGACAGCTGAATTTGGAGAGTACTCGACAAATTATGTCGTATCTCCTCGATTGAAACATTAA
- the LOC113323548 gene encoding GDSL esterase/lipase CPRD49-like — MVGPQRPQIVLFGSSIVQFSFSNGGWGAILADVYARKADIVLRGYSGWNSRRAIQVIDRVFPKDAAVQPSLVICYFGGNDSMGPHPSGLGPHVPLEEYIENMRKIAVHLKSLSENIRIIFLSCPPLNEKMLQESSSTIFSKLVRTNETCRLYSEACIEMCKEMEIKVVDLWTAIQKRDDWLSTCYTDGVHFSAEGSKIVVGEILKVLKEAEWEPSLHWKSLPTEFAEDSDCDLIASDGKTTINISEWNFHRDIQWD; from the exons ATGGTAGGACCCCAGAGACCACAAATCGTTCTTTTTGGATCTTCAATCGTTCAGTTCAGTTTCAGCAATGGTGGATGGGGTGCTATTCTTGCCGACGTCTATGCTCGTAAA GCAGATATAGTATTGCGTGGATATAGTGGTTGGAATTCAAGACGGGCTATACAAGTCATCGACCGAGTTTTTCCAAAG GATGCAGCTGTGCAACCTTCTTTGGTTATTTGTTACTTCGGTGGTAATGATTCGATGGGGCCTCATCCATCGGGATTAGGTCCTCATGTGCCCCTAGAAGAATACATTGAGAACATGCGGAAGATTGCTGTCCATCTTAAG AGCCTTTCAGAGAACATACGCATTATCTTTCTAAGTTGTCCTCCTTTGAATGAAAAAATGCTCCAGGAATCGTCAAG TACGATATTCAGTAAACTAGTTCGGACAAATGAAACCTGTCGGCTATATTCTGAAGCTTGTATAGAAATGTGCAAGGAGATGGAAATAAAAGTCGTTGATCTGTGGACTGCAATTCAGAAAAGGGATGATTGGTTGAGTACTTGCTACAC GGATGGAGTTCATTTTTCTGCAGAAGGAAGCAAGATAGTTGTTGGCGAGATACTAAAGGTCCTAAAGGAAGCCGAGTGGGAACCTTCGCTACATTGGAAGTCACTGCCGACTGAATTTGCAGAAGACTCAGATTGTGATCTTATTGCCTCGGACGGAAAGACGACTATTAACATTTCTGAATGGAACTTTCACAGGGATATCCAATGGGATTAG